The Sceloporus undulatus isolate JIND9_A2432 ecotype Alabama chromosome 7, SceUnd_v1.1, whole genome shotgun sequence genome segment aacctgggcaGACCcagcttagattccaagatcaggtCGCATTGGGTACCTTTaaggtatttgttgctgttgtgtgccttcaagttgtttcttgacttatggcgatcctaactgagctatgaaactcactgaaCTGTCCATCAGCCAGACATTTCAGGCAGAGACGCCATGAATTTACTGGAGAAAAAAGTGAATTATAAATACAACTGATGTAACTgataaaaggtttttaaaaggtaTGGGAAGGTTAATGCTATCACCAAAACAAGCATAGATTTACCTTATCAAGCTAATCCTCTCTGCTAAGATCTCAGTGTCTTCTTTCGTTGGGGGAACATTTTCCACAAAAGCAATCCCATAGAGCAAGAAGTTCTGTAGGAACTCCCTCAAGCCTTCATTAGTTTCTAGGAAGCTCTGACAATCCACAGAGGGCACCTGGGCCTCCTGGTAAATCTGGGCATTCCAGAGGATGCGTGGATGCATAACCTGTTGCTTCTGTCCCTCGTAGCTGTTCTTCAGGAGCCATTCCAGGCCATATCTGGTCACATGGCCATCGGGCCCTGGAGACAGTGGAGGAGAGACAGGATTAGTGCAAAGGTTCTTGAAAATATCAGACAGGTCTTTTATATTTTCAATGGATGGCACAGAAAGAGAGTGTGTATGTCCTTTTTATTTCAAGCAGCCTTTGGTGCACACTTTTGTTATAGGTGAAAAACAGAGCAATCTAACCTAGTAAACTGCTTTCAACCACATGATCCTGTCTGAAGACTGTgttaatcatagaattggaatggatcacaagggccatttagtccaatcctctgctgtgtaggaatacacaatcaaagcattcccgacacatggccaacctctgtttaaaaaccttcaaataaGGAGATTACACCGCTCTCCAAGGCaccatgttccactgttgaatagctcttgtCATCacaaagctcttcctaatgtttaggtggaatttctttccctgtagtttgaatccactgttccgtgtcctagtctctggagcagcagaaaacaagcttgcttcatcctcaatatgacatcccttgaaatatttaaccATGGCTATCActtcaccccttaaccttctcttctctggtcTAAATCACTCAGGGTTCTTTTTCAGATCCCTTATGAGAAAGATGGATgcttttcaaactggcttccgggcgggtcacggggttgagacggccatggtcgccttggtcgatgatctccgtctgagtgtcgacaggggtagcgtgtccctgttggtgctcttggacatctcagcggctttcgataccatagaccatggtatccttctgggacgcctggctgaggtgggaattgggggcactgcgctccagtggttccgttcctacctctctgggaggtcccagatggtgcagctgggagacgtgtgctccagcgagcgggcccttaaaactggggtccctcaaggagccattctgtctcccatgctatttaacatttacatgaaaccgctgggagagatcatccggagacatggggcgcggggttatcagtacgctgatgacacccaaattattttctctatgtctccgactgatgcagtgactggggatggcgtctctcctctcgtggcctgtctggagtcagtaatgggctggatgaggaaaaaccgactcaaactgaatccagagaaaatggaggtactagtgataggttcccccggtccgggaatggcggtggttccacctgtcctgaacggggtcacgctccccgtgaaggactccgtgcgcagtctgggggtgcttcttgactcgtcgctccacctgactgctcaggtgaatgcgacggtcaagagcacctgttaccagcttcggctgattcgccagctgcgcccatacctggaccggagggacctagaaactgttgtacatgctctggtaacttcgagattggacttctgcaatgtactctacatggggcaacccttataccaaactcggaagctgcaaatggtccaaaatatggcagcccggctggtcactggcacgtccaggaccagccacataacacctgtgcttaaagatctccactggctgcccgttcgcttccgagctcagtataaggcgttggttattacctataaagccctaaatggcttgggtccaggattcctaaaggactgcctctctccatacaatccgcctcgcaccctcagaacatctgggcagcaactgctgaaggtgcctggggctaggttagcttctacttctagaagggccttttccacagctgccccagccctttggaatacgctgcccactgagctccgctcgtccaccaccctggcccaatttaggaaggaccttaaaaccttcctattcaagcaggcattccccgattaactatcctgtgggcctccctcctcttccgtggccatgaggatgggctaacggggcctttgttattgtttttagatttgtattgtggatgttttatgtttttaacctgtatttgttgcacttgttgcatattgtaagccgccctgatctttttggaagggcgggatataaataaagattttattattttattattattattagtagtgcAGTCATTCTTTTTACCCCTGGGTGCTACAGCGATGAGGACTAGAGGTTCTTAGGTCAAAGTGGCTGCATCAAACCTATTTAAGTCAGGACATATCCTGTGATAAAAAGATTTAGTGTGGCTTAGGACAGCATAttgcattagaatcatagagaccaaggttcaaatcctcaacTCGGTCATTAAGCTCTCTGCTCATCCCTCAAAGAATCATACACTTTGTGCCTAGGTTTAAAGAGGGTAAATGGCTAGCAATATGAGAACAAGTGAGaggtagtggtttaagtgctggattcTGGAAGACTACAATCCAAATTcatgcttggccacagaaacctactaagtggtttgggcaagtcacattttcttaggcttagaggaaggcagtggcaaactttttctgaacaaatattgccaagaaaaccttatgacagaTTTACTGTAGGttggaaacaatttaaaggcatacaataacatGGGTAGCAATATATGTCATACAGAGAGCcctgggaggagggggggaagcataCAATGAAAAAAGGAGGTAGTTTTTTTTATTATCAACAATTTTAGCAAAAACAGTCTACAAAATTTCCATTCAAGTCactggtaaaaaacaacaacacagttcttGGGAACACAAAAATATCTCTACTCCATTTCAAAgagtacagcgcgcccgcgccttGCACGGATGcattttacgcagcttccagcttagGCAGAATccacttggggagggaaacaattatttcctatggagctcgagcataggcggattttcccttacgcggcaggatccggaacagatcccccgtgtaaggagagggcccactgtactgattTCAGAAATGTGGTATTCCCCATAGAACTACATCCTTCCATGCTATCTTCACACAGCAAGAATACCTCGGTAACTTACAGGTGAGAAAGAGTGTGGTCTCATCCACTCGGATAGACTTAGGCCTGATGCCGAGATCCACGCTGGCTGTGTCCAGGCTGCGCTGGTTGGTCTTAGTGTTGTAGCAGGATGCTGAGCGACAGTGATCACGTAGCCAGACATAATCAAAACACATGAGGGTGTCCTCAAATTTCAGCTCTAGACAAGGAACACACACCACTGGGATGAGAAcaagcagcaaaaggaaaaagcagcaaaaagaaccaTGGAGCAGTGGATCGCTATGCTGAACTGAAAGTCCAtggaatttcctttcctttttaatgctatcttcacttttcttttcttttttgcatttgtttaaatgttttactAGAAGGCCAAATAGGGCTTTATTGGTCAAAATCAGCACTCAGAATTACacctggaaatgaactggcaaCAAGGGAGTTAAGTGTTCCCTTTAGCCAGAGctttaacaatctggctgcagctatTTGGACAGAACACTCTTCAGAAGCAGCCCTACAGAGTGCATGCTACAGTAATGCAAACGGGTTATAATtaaagcatgtaccactgtggccagatctaaAGGAATGGGCATAGCTGGTGcacaagctttaactgtgcaaatacactcctagCCACTGTTGAAACTTGAGCTTTCAGGTTCTgagtcagtgatggtgaacttggGCCGCATGCCCCAACTGAATTTTTTTGCAGCACCGGGCTCTGCCCGGTGCCAGGGGCAAGACTTCCGTCATCTGGGGTGAGGGACCTCCGCTCTTTAGGAGGTGGGGTTTCTGTCCTTTAGGGGTTGGGACTTCCACTCTCCAGGGGGCAGcacttcttcccctctttcctgtCCACTAGCTGCCACAAGGGAGACAGCTGGCGGCCGGAAATGCCGGGGAGAGGAGCCAGAGACGCACGTGCCTGGCTCCTGCCCTTGGAGCCCATTTCCCAGCCTCTAGCTGCCTCAAgacagacagctggaggccaggaaacgCCAGGTCGAAGAGCCAGAGGCGCGTGTGCACCCACCTATTCCACCTCTTCCCTGCTGCTGTGACTGGCAAAATGGCATTGCATGCCACCTGTGGCACAcatgccttaggttcaccatcatggctctgagttgaatccaggagcacacccaagctgcagaCCTGCATCTTCAGAGGGACTGTGACCCTATCTAGCACAGCCTGAATCCCTATTACCCAATCTGCCTTCTGACTGGCCAGAacttctatcttgtctggattaagtttcaatttgttcaccctcatccagtccattactgatgctAGACACCAGTTTAGGATCAAGACAGCTTCCTTGACTTATCGTTGAACAGAATAACAGAGCCAGGATCGTTTGAATAGCTTAATGAACTGTTATACTGACATTGGACTGGGTGTGTATTTTACTGTAAACTGCTTTAGAGCAAAGGGCAGGGAACCTCTTTTTAGTCTCAGGGCTGGAATCAAAGAACATGCTCCAAAGAACATGGTCGTTTGCAATATGATCTGTCATCTCTCAAGcattaccttatttatttatttatttatttaagtatattTTTATACTACTGTTATGTACAGGatcacttcagttcagaaatctAAGCTTCTTTGTTCTTAGGCTTTATGTTTCAGTGATGGGGTTgggaagagatttaaaaaaatactagcaTATTTTAGCTAAAAGCCCTAAATTTTAGGAAAGGCATTTAACCTTTGGGGGGAAAGGTCCCACTAAAAATTAGGAAGCCACTGGAATATAGTATCAGAGGTAAGCGGACACAGCTTGTCTGGGGAACTCCAGGGGACAAGGCTGAGATCTCAGGATTTGGCCAGAAGGCCTGAGGTTACCCAGCTGTAGCTCAGAGATTTTACTATACATACATATAAGTGCAATCAGTGTATCACAAAAACAAGGCTTTTCTGCAGAAAGAAAGCCATGTGTTCCTCCGAAGTACCTTGCCCCAGGCTTCTTACCTAAGTGATCATCATTTAATTGCCAGGCACAGTTTTGTGACTCTGGAACGGTGTGATGCCAGCGGGTGAAAACTGGGCAGACTTTCCTCAGTCTGAACTGCCACGGAATCCAGCAATTTGATCCCTTTTTCAGTAGGCGCTGGGAGCCAGAGAATAGGTTCAGCAGCTGATGACCCCACATTCTAGGAAAAGGAGCCTGTATGGGAGAGGGAAAAAGAGTACTCACTGAAAATGCTGGTTGGAGATAGTGGGATTCTAGCCCAACACATCAGGAGAGCACCAGGTTGTGGATTACCATTTAGAGTAATCTTCATCTGGGGAGGGGGAACTTCTGAGTTTGGGAGAGCTCCAAAGAATATGGCAGCTGCTTCTTGGAATGTGATCTGTCATTCCTCTCAAGCattagctttttatttttatttaagtatATTTTTATACTACTGTCATGTACAGGatcacttcagttcagaaatccaAGCTCCAGTAATAAAACCAAGAAAACTTGATTCAGAAACCAAAGATGTATGCAGACAATTCAAGTTGTCAGGACTGAAGCATGTGTGGTTAGACAGTGTAATTAAAGTGTGAAGCCATTTAAACTTTACGCCCTCATAAGGcccagcattgtgtagtgatttgagcattggactatgctgtggagaccagggtttaaatccctgcttgagcataacaacccactgagtgatcttgggcaagtcacactttctcagcttcagaggatggcaatgacaaaccccctctgaagaaacctgccaagaaaccctataATCAGTCTTTCTCATGGGACTGCCTTGAAGCTCCTAATCTCATCTCCCCATAAATCTGCTCCTTAACCAAGGAATGTAGACAGCCAACACCATCAATCATTTGTAACAATATGTCCCAACATTCAGTActtaattattacagtattaaaacactaCAAGCCAGCAAAGCATTATTACATCATGGAGGGAGATCTAGGGGCTCAGACCCTGAGAATtact includes the following:
- the TMLHE gene encoding trimethyllysine dioxygenase, mitochondrial, giving the protein MWGHQLLNLFSGSQRLLKKGSNCWIPWQFRLRKVCPVFTRWHHTVPESQNCAWQLNDDHLELKFEDTLMCFDYVWLRDHCRSASCYNTKTNQRSLDTASVDLGIRPKSIRVDETTLFLTWPDGHVTRYGLEWLLKNSYEGQKQQVMHPRILWNAQIYQEAQVPSVDCQSFLETNEGLREFLQNFLLYGIAFVENVPPTKEDTEILAERISLIRETIYGRMWHFTSDFSRGDTAYTKLALDRHTDTTYFQEPCGIQVFHCLRHEGTGGRTLLVDGFYAAEQVHQQAPNDFELLTKVPLKHEYIENVGGCHNHMIGVGPVLNIYPWNNELYLIRYNNYDRAVINTVPYDTVRRWYIAHRTLTSELRRPENELWVKLKPGKALFVDNWRVLHGRESFTGYRQLCGCYLTRDDVLNTARFLGLQA